One window of Chamaesiphon minutus PCC 6605 genomic DNA carries:
- a CDS encoding type II toxin-antitoxin system RelE/ParE family toxin has protein sequence MKYVFHPDALAEYGEAVKYYANQNREIAQAFINSIEDAVYRIRESATRYPEIDEDVRRCMTRKFPYAILYSIEQDYLLIIAVMHCSRKPNYWKNRQP, from the coding sequence ATGAAATATGTATTTCATCCAGACGCTTTAGCTGAGTATGGTGAAGCGGTTAAATACTATGCAAATCAAAATAGGGAGATTGCTCAAGCCTTTATTAATTCGATCGAGGATGCAGTTTACCGAATTCGAGAATCTGCTACTCGCTATCCTGAGATTGATGAAGATGTGCGCCGATGTATGACTCGTAAATTTCCGTATGCAATTCTATATTCGATCGAGCAAGACTATCTTCTCATCATCGCCGTGATGCACTGTAGTCGCAAACCAAATTACTGGAAAAATCGCCAACCTTA